The Skermanella pratensis genome has a window encoding:
- a CDS encoding ABC transporter ATP-binding protein — protein MAGPADIELAAVTKMYGPVTAVDSIDLRIPAGTYCCLLGPSGCGKTSTLRMIAGHESVTDGDILLGDTHINDLPPARRGTAMMFQSYALFPHLTCVDNVAFSLKLKGVSKTERRAKAMDLLGLVQMDKYAERLPAQLSGGQQQRVALARALITNPSALLLDEPLSALDPFLRVKMREELKRLQRELGISFIHVTHGQEEALALADLVVVMNNGRIAQAGSPREVFNRPRDAFVARFIGGHNVLSFLDGAAGRQFAVRTDKIRLLPDQSAAGPNSFTGTVRLVEYQGPMVHLRLASPGVEEFAVTVTEQAFFAAPLNAGDRVTAVWAQEDMHPLAA, from the coding sequence GGTAACGGCGGTCGACTCGATCGACCTTCGCATTCCGGCGGGGACATATTGCTGCCTTCTGGGACCCAGCGGCTGCGGCAAGACTTCGACGCTCCGGATGATCGCGGGACATGAATCTGTAACCGACGGCGACATACTTCTCGGCGATACGCACATCAACGACCTGCCGCCCGCCCGGCGCGGCACCGCGATGATGTTCCAGAGCTACGCGCTGTTCCCGCACCTCACCTGCGTCGACAACGTGGCTTTCAGCCTGAAGCTGAAGGGGGTTTCGAAGACCGAGCGCCGGGCCAAGGCGATGGACCTGCTCGGCCTCGTCCAGATGGACAAATACGCCGAGCGGCTTCCCGCCCAGCTCTCCGGCGGGCAGCAGCAGCGGGTCGCCCTCGCCCGGGCGCTGATCACCAATCCCAGCGCCCTGCTGCTGGACGAGCCGCTGTCGGCGCTCGACCCGTTCCTGAGGGTCAAGATGCGGGAGGAGCTGAAGCGCCTTCAGCGCGAGCTGGGCATCAGCTTCATCCATGTCACCCACGGTCAGGAGGAGGCCCTGGCGCTGGCCGACCTGGTCGTGGTGATGAACAACGGGCGGATCGCCCAGGCCGGCTCCCCGCGCGAGGTGTTCAACCGGCCGCGCGACGCCTTCGTCGCCCGCTTCATCGGCGGCCACAACGTCCTGTCGTTCCTCGACGGTGCCGCCGGCCGGCAGTTCGCCGTCCGGACCGACAAGATCCGCCTCCTGCCCGACCAGTCGGCGGCCGGACCCAACAGCTTCACCGGCACGGTCCGTCTGGTCGAGTACCAGGGGCCGATGGTTCATCTGCGCCTGGCGTCCCCCGGCGTCGAGGAATTCGCCGTGACCGTCACCGAACAGGCCTTCTTCGCGGCTCCGCTCAACGCCGGCGACAGGGTTACCGCCGTCTGGGCCCAGGAAGACATGCACCCGCTCGCCGCCTGA
- a CDS encoding ABC transporter substrate-binding protein, whose protein sequence is MSTDTINTPKPATNGITRRQALKGTAAAAAGLAIGSGAITGFPTIWAQNIKNVTLRQFGTGVSNLNAVAEKVKQDLGFTLQMTALDSDAVSQRAVTQPRSYDIADIEYWICKKVFPAGVMQPMDVGKIKNFDKIVPLFITGKLTPDSTIAQGTAPHTVGFVEGKDSTSFAKSQTQWMTLIPTIYNADTLGIRPDLVGKPITQWKDLLDPAFKGKASILNIPSIGIMDAAMVAESMGEMKYGDKGNMTKAEIDKTVALLIEAKKAGQFRAFWKTFDESVNLMASGEVVIQSMWSPAVAAVRAKGIPCTYQPLKEGYRAWGGGLGIAKHVSGLELEAAYEYINWYLSGWVGAYLNRQGYYSAVIDTAKEHMSAEEWAFWMEGKPAATDILSPEGKVMEKAGAVRDGGSFYDRMGAVACWNAVMDEDRYMLRKWNEFIAA, encoded by the coding sequence ATGAGCACCGACACCATCAATACGCCGAAGCCGGCGACCAACGGCATCACCCGCCGCCAGGCGCTGAAGGGGACCGCGGCGGCGGCCGCCGGCCTCGCCATCGGCAGCGGGGCCATCACCGGGTTCCCGACGATCTGGGCGCAGAACATCAAGAACGTGACGCTGCGCCAGTTCGGCACCGGCGTGTCCAACCTCAACGCCGTCGCCGAAAAGGTGAAGCAGGACCTGGGCTTCACCCTCCAGATGACGGCGCTGGACAGCGACGCGGTTTCCCAGCGCGCGGTCACCCAGCCCAGGTCCTACGACATCGCCGACATCGAGTACTGGATCTGCAAGAAGGTCTTCCCGGCCGGCGTCATGCAGCCGATGGACGTCGGCAAGATCAAGAATTTCGACAAGATCGTCCCGCTCTTCATCACGGGCAAGCTGACGCCCGATTCGACCATCGCGCAGGGCACGGCGCCGCACACCGTGGGCTTCGTCGAGGGCAAGGACTCGACCTCCTTCGCCAAGTCGCAGACCCAATGGATGACGCTGATCCCGACCATCTACAACGCCGACACCCTGGGCATCCGTCCCGACCTGGTCGGCAAGCCGATCACGCAGTGGAAGGACCTGCTCGACCCCGCGTTCAAGGGCAAGGCGTCGATTCTCAACATCCCGTCGATCGGCATCATGGACGCCGCCATGGTCGCGGAGTCCATGGGCGAGATGAAGTACGGCGACAAGGGCAACATGACCAAGGCGGAGATCGACAAGACCGTCGCCTTGCTGATCGAGGCCAAGAAGGCCGGCCAGTTCCGCGCCTTCTGGAAGACCTTCGACGAGAGCGTGAACCTGATGGCCTCCGGCGAGGTCGTGATCCAGTCCATGTGGTCGCCCGCGGTCGCCGCCGTCCGTGCCAAGGGCATCCCCTGCACCTACCAGCCGCTCAAGGAGGGCTATCGCGCCTGGGGCGGCGGGCTCGGGATCGCCAAGCATGTCAGTGGGCTGGAGCTGGAAGCGGCCTACGAATACATCAACTGGTACCTGTCCGGCTGGGTCGGTGCCTACCTGAACCGCCAGGGCTACTACAGCGCCGTGATCGACACCGCCAAGGAGCACATGAGCGCCGAGGAATGGGCTTTCTGGATGGAAGGCAAGCCGGCCGCGACCGACATCCTCAGCCCCGAAGGCAAGGTGATGGAGAAGGCCGGCGCCGTCCGCGACGGCGGCTCCTTCTACGACCGCATGGGCGCCGTGGCCTGCTGGAACGCCGTCATGGACGAAGACCGCTACATGCTCCGCAAGTGGAACGAGTTCATCGCCGCATGA
- a CDS encoding ABC transporter permease, translating to MTGQTQTLPAQRREGATSKRPDRTRLAAAVAPYLQVAPLTLTFAVFLLVPIATIIVVSFWDYDSIRVIPDFMLLNYEELLTSPVTWQIYLNTLKYAALTWALTLGIGFTVAYFLAFHVRSLTWQITLFMICTIPFWTSNIIRMISWIPFLGRNGLLNSTLLAMGVIDQPLEFLLFSDFSVVLAFVHLYVLFMVVPIFNSMMRIDRALVEAAVDAGATGWQVLTNVVIPLSKPGIAIGSIFVVTLVMGDFITVRLMSGGQSASVGLMMANQISLLQYPAAAANAVVLLLVVLIMVALMLRVVDIRKEL from the coding sequence ATGACCGGCCAGACCCAAACCCTCCCGGCCCAGCGCCGGGAGGGGGCGACGTCGAAGCGCCCCGACAGGACACGCCTGGCAGCGGCGGTCGCTCCGTATCTCCAGGTGGCGCCGCTCACGCTCACCTTCGCCGTTTTCCTCCTCGTCCCGATCGCCACCATCATCGTCGTCAGCTTCTGGGACTACGATTCGATCCGGGTGATACCGGATTTCATGCTGCTCAATTACGAGGAGCTGCTGACCTCGCCGGTCACCTGGCAGATCTACCTGAACACACTGAAATACGCGGCGCTGACCTGGGCGCTGACGCTGGGCATTGGCTTCACCGTCGCCTATTTCCTGGCCTTCCATGTCCGGTCGCTGACTTGGCAGATCACCCTGTTCATGATCTGCACGATCCCGTTCTGGACGTCGAACATCATCCGCATGATCTCGTGGATCCCGTTCCTCGGCCGCAACGGACTGCTCAACTCCACCCTGCTCGCCATGGGCGTGATCGACCAGCCACTGGAGTTCCTGCTCTTCTCGGACTTCTCCGTGGTGCTGGCCTTCGTGCATCTCTACGTGCTGTTCATGGTCGTGCCGATCTTCAACTCCATGATGCGGATCGACCGGGCCCTGGTCGAGGCGGCGGTCGATGCAGGCGCCACCGGCTGGCAAGTGCTGACCAACGTCGTCATCCCGCTGAGCAAGCCGGGAATCGCAATCGGTTCGATCTTCGTCGTCACCCTCGTCATGGGCGACTTCATCACGGTGCGCCTGATGAGCGGCGGCCAGAGCGCCTCGGTCGGGCTGATGATGGCGAACCAGATATCCCTGCTGCAATACCCCGCCGCGGCGGCCAACGCGGTCGTGCTGCTGCTGGTCGTGCTGATCATGGTGGCGCTGATGCTGCGCGTCGTCGACATCCGAAAGGAGCTGTGA
- a CDS encoding ABC transporter permease has translation MAKPRRGREPRPLGFYLLAGFFGLFVLFLYGPIATIVILSFQGPNGGLTFPMNGVSTHWFHNLFEQQAVGDFGGALTRSLTLGLIVMVVTVLFSVAAGLGFRHRFRGSGVVFYIAVASLIVPSILVSLGIGLMFNIVGFEPNWNSSALGAHLTWTLPFGLLIMFAIFNRFDRAYEEAARDLGATPWQTIRFVVLPIIAPSVIGIALFGFTLSYDEFARTLMTAGSFNTLPLEIYGMTTNVTTPVLYALGTLTTALSFLVILGALGAVLLVQRRRARQGSDAGGGV, from the coding sequence ATGGCGAAACCACGGCGCGGCCGGGAGCCCCGCCCGCTCGGCTTCTATCTGCTGGCCGGGTTCTTCGGGCTGTTCGTTCTGTTCCTCTACGGTCCGATCGCGACCATCGTCATCCTGTCGTTCCAGGGGCCGAACGGCGGGTTGACCTTCCCGATGAACGGCGTCTCGACCCACTGGTTCCACAATCTGTTCGAGCAGCAGGCGGTCGGCGACTTCGGCGGGGCGCTGACCCGCTCGCTCACCCTGGGGCTGATCGTCATGGTGGTGACCGTGCTGTTCTCGGTCGCGGCCGGACTGGGCTTCCGCCATCGCTTCCGCGGCTCGGGCGTGGTGTTCTACATCGCGGTGGCCAGCCTAATCGTTCCGTCGATCCTGGTCAGCCTGGGCATCGGCCTGATGTTCAACATCGTGGGGTTCGAGCCGAACTGGAACAGCTCCGCGCTGGGCGCCCACCTGACATGGACCCTGCCCTTCGGCCTGCTGATCATGTTCGCGATCTTCAACCGCTTCGACCGGGCCTACGAGGAAGCGGCCCGCGACCTGGGCGCCACGCCCTGGCAGACGATCCGATTCGTCGTGCTGCCGATCATCGCCCCCAGCGTCATCGGCATCGCGCTGTTCGGCTTCACCCTGTCCTACGACGAGTTCGCCCGAACCCTGATGACGGCCGGCAGCTTCAACACGCTGCCGCTGGAGATCTACGGCATGACCACCAACGTCACGACACCGGTGCTGTACGCGCTGGGCACCCTGACGACCGCGCTCTCCTTCCTGGTGATCCTGGGAGCGTTGGGCGCGGTGCTGCTGGTCCAACGACGCCGCGCGCGGCAAGGGTCGGATGCCGGCGGCGGGGTTTGA
- a CDS encoding GNAT family N-acetyltransferase has translation MTVRTMSRGDVDRVIRWAAEEGWNPGLGDAVPFHAADPAGFLIAEADDGQPAAAVSVVRYGEKLGFLGLYIARPEYRGRGYGMEAWRAGMEHLAGRTVGLDGVVAQQDNYRKSGFVLAHRNVRLQGTVPAVGMPDGLADLAAVPFDRLLDYDRPLFGAPRAAFLSAWIGMPGVVGLAAGGTAGSLGGYAVARPCRVGWKIGPLFADDAETADKLFRGLCAGIPGGEQVILDVPEPNREAAALAARYGLAPAFETARMYAGPPLGLDLGRIFGITTFELG, from the coding sequence GTGACGGTCAGGACCATGAGCCGCGGCGACGTGGATCGCGTGATCCGGTGGGCGGCGGAGGAGGGCTGGAACCCGGGGCTGGGCGACGCGGTGCCGTTCCACGCCGCCGACCCGGCCGGCTTCCTAATAGCGGAGGCGGACGACGGCCAGCCTGCCGCGGCGGTGTCCGTTGTCCGCTATGGGGAGAAGCTGGGTTTCCTCGGGCTCTACATCGCGCGGCCGGAGTACCGGGGGCGTGGGTACGGCATGGAGGCGTGGCGGGCCGGGATGGAGCATCTGGCGGGACGCACGGTCGGCCTGGATGGCGTCGTGGCCCAGCAGGACAACTACCGGAAGTCCGGCTTCGTCCTGGCGCACCGGAACGTGCGCCTCCAGGGGACCGTGCCCGCCGTCGGGATGCCGGACGGTCTCGCCGATCTGGCCGCCGTGCCGTTCGACCGGCTTCTGGACTATGACCGGCCGCTGTTCGGCGCGCCGCGCGCCGCCTTCCTGTCGGCCTGGATTGGCATGCCCGGCGTCGTCGGCCTGGCCGCCGGGGGGACCGCCGGGAGCCTCGGCGGCTATGCCGTCGCGAGGCCTTGCCGCGTCGGCTGGAAGATCGGGCCGCTGTTCGCCGACGATGCGGAAACGGCGGACAAGCTGTTCCGCGGCCTGTGCGCCGGCATCCCCGGGGGCGAACAGGTGATCCTGGACGTGCCGGAGCCGAATCGCGAGGCCGCGGCGCTTGCGGCGCGGTACGGCCTCGCCCCGGCGTTCGAGACCGCTCGCATGTATGCCGGCCCGCCCCTCGGCCTCGACCTCGGCCGGATCTTCGGGATCACGACGTTCGAGCTGGGCTGA
- the recG gene encoding ATP-dependent DNA helicase RecG: MRPDILFPLFAPVTTLKGLGPKLGKLTEKLVGPHVADLLWHLPTGIIDRRFAPDVANAPDNAIATLTVRVEHHSAPLNPRHPYKVRCRDDSGEIDLVFFHARGEWLLKQLPPGQQIVVSGKVEWFNGMPQMAHPDHIVPADAKGEFEAVEPVYPMTAGLASKVLRKAMASALAAAKELPEWQDPAWLARRGWPSWRAALATVHNPQDEADLSGLAPPRCRLAFDELLSNQLALALIRQHQRKLSGRSVKGDGRLRARVVAALPFALTGAQAGALEEIYADMQADRRMLRLLQGDVGSGKTVVALLAMLNAVEAGAQAALMAPTEILARQHFETLGPLTEAAGVRLGVLTGRDKGKARAAIYERLAAGEIDIIVGTHALFQEDVAFRDLAVAVIDEQHRFGVHQRLQLSSKGRSVDVLVMTATPIPRTLTLTAYGDMDVSRLTEKPPGRKPVTTITIPIDRLEEVIAGIRRKIAEGARVYWVCPLVEESELVDLAAATDRHALLRAEIGERVGLVHGKMKPTEKDAVMAAFAGGDLDVLVATTVIEVGVNVPEASVMVIEHAERFGLAQLHQLRGRIGRGTAASTCLLLYDNPLSQTSKARLSIMKETEDGFLIAEEDLRLRGAGEVLGTRQSGLPEFRMADLAVHGDLLAVARDDARLILERDPELQTERGKALRVLLYLFERDQAVKYLRSG; the protein is encoded by the coding sequence TTGCGGCCAGACATCCTGTTCCCCCTGTTCGCTCCCGTCACGACGCTGAAGGGGCTAGGGCCGAAGCTCGGCAAGCTGACCGAGAAGCTGGTCGGGCCCCATGTGGCGGACCTGCTGTGGCATCTGCCGACCGGCATCATCGACCGCCGCTTCGCGCCCGACGTGGCGAACGCCCCGGACAATGCGATCGCGACGCTGACGGTCCGGGTGGAGCATCATTCCGCGCCGCTGAACCCGCGTCACCCCTACAAGGTCCGGTGCCGCGACGACAGCGGGGAGATCGACCTGGTGTTCTTCCATGCCCGCGGCGAGTGGCTGCTGAAGCAGCTTCCGCCCGGCCAGCAGATCGTCGTCAGCGGCAAGGTCGAATGGTTCAACGGCATGCCCCAGATGGCGCACCCTGACCATATCGTCCCGGCCGACGCCAAGGGGGAGTTCGAGGCGGTCGAGCCGGTCTACCCCATGACCGCCGGCCTCGCCTCCAAGGTGCTGCGCAAGGCCATGGCATCGGCCCTGGCCGCCGCCAAGGAACTGCCGGAGTGGCAGGACCCCGCCTGGCTGGCGCGGCGCGGCTGGCCGTCGTGGCGCGCCGCCCTCGCCACGGTCCACAACCCTCAGGACGAGGCTGACCTCTCCGGACTGGCCCCGCCGCGCTGCCGGCTCGCCTTCGACGAGTTGCTGTCCAACCAGCTGGCGCTGGCCCTGATCCGCCAGCACCAGCGCAAGCTGTCGGGCCGCTCGGTCAAGGGGGACGGCCGCCTGCGGGCCAGGGTGGTCGCGGCCTTGCCCTTCGCCCTGACCGGCGCCCAGGCCGGCGCGCTGGAGGAGATCTACGCCGACATGCAGGCGGACCGCCGCATGCTGCGTCTCCTCCAGGGCGACGTCGGCAGCGGCAAGACGGTCGTGGCGTTGCTCGCCATGCTCAACGCCGTCGAGGCGGGCGCACAGGCGGCGCTGATGGCCCCGACCGAGATCCTGGCCCGCCAGCACTTCGAGACCCTGGGGCCGCTGACGGAGGCCGCCGGGGTTCGGCTCGGCGTACTGACCGGGCGCGACAAGGGCAAGGCCCGGGCGGCGATCTACGAGCGGCTGGCGGCCGGGGAGATCGACATCATCGTCGGCACCCACGCCCTGTTCCAGGAGGACGTCGCGTTCCGCGACCTCGCCGTCGCCGTGATCGACGAGCAGCACCGGTTCGGCGTCCACCAGCGGCTCCAGCTCTCGTCCAAGGGCCGGAGCGTCGACGTCCTGGTGATGACGGCGACTCCTATCCCGCGGACCCTGACCTTGACCGCCTACGGCGACATGGACGTGTCGCGCCTGACCGAGAAGCCGCCCGGCCGCAAGCCGGTCACCACCATCACGATCCCGATCGACCGACTGGAGGAGGTCATCGCCGGCATCCGCCGCAAGATCGCCGAGGGCGCCCGTGTCTACTGGGTCTGCCCGCTCGTCGAAGAGTCGGAGCTGGTCGACCTCGCCGCCGCCACCGACCGCCACGCTTTGCTGCGCGCGGAGATCGGCGAGCGGGTCGGGCTGGTCCACGGCAAGATGAAGCCGACCGAGAAGGACGCCGTCATGGCCGCCTTCGCCGGTGGCGACCTGGACGTGCTGGTGGCGACGACGGTGATCGAGGTTGGGGTCAACGTGCCGGAAGCTTCCGTCATGGTGATCGAGCATGCCGAGCGGTTCGGCCTCGCCCAACTCCACCAGCTCCGGGGCCGGATCGGCCGGGGCACCGCCGCCTCGACCTGCCTTCTGCTCTACGACAATCCCCTCAGCCAGACCTCCAAGGCGCGGCTCTCGATCATGAAGGAGACCGAGGACGGCTTCCTGATCGCCGAGGAGGACCTGCGCCTGCGCGGCGCCGGCGAGGTGCTGGGCACGCGCCAGAGCGGCCTGCCGGAGTTCCGCATGGCCGACCTCGCCGTTCATGGCGACTTGCTGGCGGTCGCGCGCGACGACGCCCGCTTGATCCTGGAGCGGGACCCGGAGCTGCAGACCGAGCGCGGCAAGGCGCTCCGCGTGCTGCTCTACCTGTTCGAGCGGGACCAGGCGGTGAAATATCTCCGGTCGGGATAG
- a CDS encoding chloride channel protein: MSEATRYPSGAKAQDDPPKSESPSGQAGQSRLGRSLSLSIPTRRLRNSELVLILVSGLLGGVVGFGVMLLHDFVDFLHRLAFDLGEGRYLSEGVGIAPAAMLLVPTAGGLLVGTLMFFVRRWRPGEIVDPIEANALFGGKMSLIDSFRLTVSTLISNGCGASVGMEAAYTQTGSGLSSTVGQVMRLRRGDLRILTGCGAAAAIAAAFNAPLAGAFYAFELVIGSYTLAALAPVAVAAVTATLVARMTIGVAPIFTVDATLVGVGAVDYAAFALVGFASGWLGILTMQAVTVSERLFRRMAPQIWLRPAVGGFCLGLIAMGVPQVLGSGHGALQMSLDEQLALPVLLALLSAKILASAISLGSGFRGGLFSSSLFLGSLFGGILAQVAIVLYPALSVSDTAFMLVGMGSVAAAIIGAPITMVMLVLEITADFPATLGVLTGVVISSVVVRKAFGYSFATWRFHLRGVPIRGAHDVGWIEDLTVGRLMRRDQKIVAEDMRVAALRRIYPLGSVKQVFVVDESGQYMGQVDMAAVHNPDLDERANETQVSELARNVRFFLLPRTNVRTALKHFGEAEEETLPVLDGPTSRKIVGYLTEAYALRRYNQELEKHRSDELGMKNLYGAD, translated from the coding sequence ATGTCCGAAGCCACACGCTATCCCTCCGGCGCCAAGGCGCAGGACGATCCCCCGAAATCCGAGTCGCCGTCCGGGCAGGCCGGCCAGTCCCGGCTCGGCCGCAGCCTGAGTCTGTCGATCCCGACGCGACGGCTGCGCAACAGCGAGCTTGTCCTGATCCTGGTAAGCGGCCTGCTCGGTGGCGTGGTCGGCTTCGGCGTCATGCTGCTCCATGACTTCGTCGACTTCCTGCACCGCCTCGCGTTCGATCTCGGCGAAGGGCGCTATCTGAGCGAGGGCGTTGGCATCGCTCCCGCCGCCATGCTTCTGGTGCCGACCGCCGGCGGGTTGCTGGTCGGAACGCTGATGTTCTTCGTGCGCCGCTGGCGGCCCGGCGAGATCGTCGACCCGATCGAGGCGAACGCCCTGTTCGGCGGCAAGATGTCGCTGATCGATAGCTTCCGGCTGACCGTCTCGACGCTGATCTCCAACGGCTGCGGCGCGTCGGTCGGCATGGAGGCGGCGTATACCCAGACCGGCTCGGGACTTTCGTCGACGGTCGGGCAGGTGATGCGGCTCCGCCGGGGCGACCTGCGCATCCTGACCGGCTGCGGTGCCGCGGCGGCGATCGCCGCCGCGTTCAACGCTCCCCTGGCCGGCGCCTTCTACGCCTTCGAACTGGTGATCGGCAGCTATACCCTGGCGGCTCTGGCCCCCGTCGCCGTCGCCGCCGTCACGGCGACGCTGGTCGCGCGGATGACGATCGGGGTGGCGCCGATCTTCACGGTCGATGCCACCCTGGTCGGTGTTGGCGCCGTCGACTATGCCGCCTTCGCCCTGGTCGGCTTCGCCTCCGGCTGGCTCGGCATCCTGACCATGCAGGCGGTTACGGTGTCGGAGCGGCTGTTCCGTCGGATGGCGCCCCAGATCTGGCTGCGGCCCGCGGTCGGCGGGTTCTGCCTCGGCCTGATCGCGATGGGGGTTCCCCAGGTGCTGGGCAGCGGGCACGGCGCCTTGCAGATGAGCCTGGACGAGCAACTCGCCCTGCCGGTGCTGCTGGCGCTGCTGTCGGCGAAAATCCTGGCGTCCGCCATATCCTTGGGGTCCGGGTTCCGCGGCGGCCTGTTCAGTTCGTCGCTGTTCCTCGGCAGCCTGTTCGGCGGCATCCTGGCCCAGGTGGCGATCGTGCTGTATCCCGCCTTGTCGGTCAGCGATACCGCCTTCATGCTGGTCGGCATGGGGTCGGTGGCTGCGGCGATCATCGGCGCGCCGATCACCATGGTCATGCTGGTGCTGGAGATCACCGCCGACTTTCCGGCGACGCTGGGCGTGCTGACCGGCGTGGTGATCTCGAGCGTGGTGGTCCGCAAGGCCTTCGGCTACTCCTTCGCGACCTGGCGCTTCCACCTGCGCGGCGTGCCGATCCGGGGCGCTCACGACGTCGGCTGGATCGAGGACCTTACCGTCGGCCGGCTGATGCGGCGCGACCAGAAGATCGTCGCCGAAGACATGAGAGTCGCGGCACTGCGCCGCATCTACCCGCTGGGCAGCGTCAAGCAGGTGTTCGTCGTCGATGAGTCCGGACAGTACATGGGGCAGGTTGACATGGCCGCGGTCCACAATCCCGATCTGGACGAGCGGGCGAATGAGACCCAGGTATCCGAACTTGCCCGGAACGTCCGCTTTTTCCTGCTGCCGCGGACCAACGTGCGTACCGCCCTCAAGCATTTCGGCGAGGCGGAGGAGGAGACCCTTCCCGTGCTGGACGGGCCGACCAGCCGCAAGATCGTCGGCTATCTGACCGAGGCCTATGCGCTGCGCCGCTACAACCAGGAATTGGAAAAGCATCGCAGCGACGAGCTGGGCATGAAGAACCTGTACGGCGCGGACTGA
- a CDS encoding DUF502 domain-containing protein — MLPQKDPDHPASSPASPGKGGKPLRIGLMGRLRAYFLAGILVTAPVAITLYLAWAVVNLIDTAVSQLLPAQYNPENYMPFSVPGLGVVIVIVALTLTGALTAGVIGRLVVRAGEAVLARMPVVRSVYGATKQILETVLANQSAAFREVVLIEYPRRGIWTLGFITGHTQGEVQDLTVDDVVNVFIPTTPNPTSGFLLFVPRSDLHVLEMTVEEGIKMVVSGGIVTPPDRRPVARRGGVGEHARAPETVG, encoded by the coding sequence GTGCTCCCCCAAAAAGATCCCGATCATCCCGCGTCTTCTCCAGCATCTCCGGGAAAGGGCGGCAAGCCCCTGCGCATCGGCCTGATGGGCCGGCTGCGGGCCTATTTCCTGGCGGGCATCCTGGTGACCGCTCCGGTCGCCATCACGCTCTATCTCGCCTGGGCGGTGGTCAACCTGATCGATACCGCCGTGTCGCAACTCCTGCCTGCGCAGTACAACCCCGAAAACTATATGCCGTTCAGCGTCCCCGGCCTGGGCGTGGTGATCGTGATCGTGGCGCTGACGTTGACCGGCGCCCTGACGGCCGGTGTGATCGGCCGGCTGGTGGTGCGCGCCGGCGAGGCGGTGCTGGCCCGCATGCCGGTGGTGCGGAGCGTCTACGGCGCCACGAAGCAGATCCTGGAGACGGTGCTGGCCAACCAGTCCGCGGCCTTCCGCGAGGTCGTGCTGATCGAGTACCCCCGGCGCGGGATCTGGACCCTGGGCTTCATCACCGGGCATACCCAGGGCGAGGTCCAGGACCTGACGGTGGACGACGTGGTCAACGTCTTCATCCCGACCACGCCGAACCCGACCTCGGGCTTCCTGCTTTTCGTCCCGCGATCCGACCTGCATGTGCTGGAGATGACGGTGGAGGAGGGGATCAAGATGGTCGTCTCCGGCGGGATCGTCACGCCGCCGGACCGGCGCCCGGTCGCACGGCGCGGCGGCGTGGGAGAGCACGCCCGGGCGCCTGAAACCGTCGGGTAG
- a CDS encoding Crp/Fnr family transcriptional regulator — protein MGELSALDGEPRSATVVALTDTLIAFVPPRLFQEIVTTHPKVALMLMQRMAAVIRSATGRIMDLSTLGANNRVHAELVRLAKPGLKPDNTAEISPIPVHGDIASRVSTTRETVARVLSDLARSGIVERRSHALVVKDYSRLVDMVEEVRGE, from the coding sequence ATGGGTGAACTCTCGGCCCTGGACGGCGAGCCGCGGTCCGCGACGGTGGTGGCGCTGACCGACACGCTGATCGCCTTCGTCCCGCCCCGCCTGTTCCAGGAAATCGTGACAACCCATCCCAAGGTGGCGCTGATGCTGATGCAGCGGATGGCCGCGGTCATCCGAAGTGCTACCGGCCGGATCATGGACCTCAGCACGCTCGGGGCCAACAACCGGGTCCACGCGGAGTTGGTCCGCCTTGCCAAACCCGGGCTGAAGCCCGACAACACCGCGGAGATCTCACCGATCCCGGTCCATGGCGACATCGCGAGCCGGGTCAGCACGACCCGCGAGACGGTCGCCCGCGTGCTCAGCGATCTCGCCCGTAGCGGGATCGTCGAGCGACGCAGCCATGCGCTCGTCGTTAAGGATTATTCGCGGCTGGTCGATATGGTGGAGGAAGTACGGGGCGAGTGA